The Muribaculum intestinale genome includes the window GAATGTGCATCCGGATCCGCTTACGTTTTATCTTAAAGAGTCGGCTCCGATACTCAACTACCGTATACATTGTGTGATTGATGACAATCTGACTGCGCAATACCGTATACTTAACGGTGCCCCGGATTTTGATGTGACACGCGATGATGACGGCAATTATGTGCTGGATCTGGAGATTGCCGATATTTCGGCGAAGGAGCCGCGCCTGTGGTACAATCAGTCGCAGCAGTCGCCTCAAATAAAGATGTATCTGTTCAACCGCCGAAACAGCAGTGACTTTACCCCTAAAAGCGCGCGATTTGACGGCATGCAGTGCAATCCGCCTGCCGAGTGGATAATCGGCGACCGTTGGGACCAGGATGACTGGTGGCTTGAAAACGGGGCTGTGGCCGGGAATCTTGTGATGAAGAATTATCTCAAGGACGGGCATAAGATAGCCAAGGATATAGGAAAAATGGTGAAGGATGGCCGAATTTCAGTGCGTGAGGGTGCGGATTATCTCTACAATCTGCTGTGCTATCTGTATATAGGCAATCTTGCCAGGCTTAATGCGCATGACTTTGCTTTACAGTACAACAGTCTGCTTAAGGCTCATAAATTTCCGATAGAGGCGGGTCTGTCGTCTGTCCCAGACCAGGAGCCGCTGTACGATGTAATTAATTTAAACAATACGATATTTTTCACCAGTCTGCAAGGTGATTCCTCGCGCTACTATTTTCCTCCCAAAAACGGGATATATTCTCCATCGGACATGATTCCTGGTGCTAATGGGCGTGTGGCGATGATGTGGCGTAAGCCAAAAGAGCGGAAGAAAGTGCCCGATGGCGACAATTACTTTAGATTGCCGGCTACGACTTTGGCCAAAAATCGTAATATTACATATGTTGATGCAGTCATTGACGGCAGTGTGATTGATATCAATCGCAAGGAGATACACACCGGTGCCGCCAAGAGGCATGCATTTCCGATTCTTTCGGAAGAGGATGTAAATGAAGGCTATCGCAAATACCTGTCACGATACGGACATACAGTCAGTGTTAAGGAAAACAAGAAGAGAGCAGCCGAACGAATGGAGCGTTATGCCGATGGACGTAAAGAGCAGAAGGAGGACTTCAAGAATGAAATCAGGGAGTATCATGGCGAGTATCCGTCGGAATTTGTTGACGGTAAGGTGACGAGCCTTGGTATAAATCCCGACAGCACCGCTCTTGTGTATGAGTTGTCGTATAAGATGGATAATCTCGTAAAGCGTGCCGGCAATAATGTCATCCTTTCTCTTGGCAAACTTTTCTGCGATCAGCTCGAGTTGCTTCCGTCAGACCGCGAACGTGATGTTGATGCTTATTTCGGCACACCCCGCGAGTACGTTACGCGTATCAGTGTGGATATTCCGTCGGGATATACTGTAAATGAGAGTTCGCTTTCAGGGCTCAATCGGTTAATATTAAATGAATCGGGGGCTTTCTCGGCAAACACTACATTGGTATCTCCCGACAAGCTACAGGTCGATATAATAAAGCGATACAATAAGGGTGTTCTTCCCGTATCGGAATGGCCCGAAATGCTGTCGGTGCTTGACATGGCTTCGGAGTGGAACAATGTGTCCATTCTGCTGGAAAAGAAGTAAGAGAGGGTGTTTAGGAGTCGATATCAGATAAAATATATCAAGCGCTTCA containing:
- a CDS encoding DUF3857 domain-containing protein, producing MRKQFVLFTFLLLGIVAMHADSMAEYRAFADTVRADVYSMDLPAFKVRDIPEKYRNESAVYKAIYENFDAKKKTGVGVRPGPMMLPTISRRARIEAGHLTRMLIHINDKAALEKYSEFDFGIDNKKNYFEGYEKNRHVMGARLIKTDNRIVDIDTSDFVEVEEGKTGENKRRKLAIPGLEVGDDIDVFFYTETRMQNVHPDPLTFYLKESAPILNYRIHCVIDDNLTAQYRILNGAPDFDVTRDDDGNYVLDLEIADISAKEPRLWYNQSQQSPQIKMYLFNRRNSSDFTPKSARFDGMQCNPPAEWIIGDRWDQDDWWLENGAVAGNLVMKNYLKDGHKIAKDIGKMVKDGRISVREGADYLYNLLCYLYIGNLARLNAHDFALQYNSLLKAHKFPIEAGLSSVPDQEPLYDVINLNNTIFFTSLQGDSSRYYFPPKNGIYSPSDMIPGANGRVAMMWRKPKERKKVPDGDNYFRLPATTLAKNRNITYVDAVIDGSVIDINRKEIHTGAAKRHAFPILSEEDVNEGYRKYLSRYGHTVSVKENKKRAAERMERYADGRKEQKEDFKNEIREYHGEYPSEFVDGKVTSLGINPDSTALVYELSYKMDNLVKRAGNNVILSLGKLFCDQLELLPSDRERDVDAYFGTPREYVTRISVDIPSGYTVNESSLSGLNRLILNESGAFSANTTLVSPDKLQVDIIKRYNKGVLPVSEWPEMLSVLDMASEWNNVSILLEKK